Proteins encoded in a region of the Xiphophorus couchianus chromosome 11, X_couchianus-1.0, whole genome shotgun sequence genome:
- the rnf121 gene encoding E3 ubiquitin ligase RNF121 produces MAGVFEVEVDGVEHDHGLEQHNEPNQFDVSKLSPEEKWRVEHAKMHAKHKGHEAMHAEMVLILIVTLVVAQLVLVQWKQRHPKSYNLVTLFQMWVVPLYFTTKLHWWRFLSTWFVFSVITAYISFRATRKPLACTTPRLVYKWFLLLYKISYAIGIFGYSVVMFTLFGINLIFRIKPEDAMDFGVSLLFYGLYYGVLGRDFAEMCADFMASTVGYYSASGMPTKHLSDNICAVCGQPILVDVSEEGIIENTYRLSCNHVFHEFCIRGWCIVGKKQMCPYCKEKVDLKRMFSNPWERPHVMYGQLLDWLRYLVAWQPVIIGFVQGINYVLGLE; encoded by the exons ATGGCTGGCGTGTTTGAGGTGGAGGTTGACGGTGTGGAGCACGACCACGGGTTGGAGCAGCATAATGAACCGAACCAG TTTGATGTGTCCAAGCTTTCACCAGAAGAGAAATGGAG AGTGGAGCACGCAAAAATGCATGCCAAACACAAAGGTCATGAGGCCATGCACGCAGAAATGGTGCTGATCCTCATCGTCACCCTGGTCGTCGCCCAGCTGGTACTCGTGCAGTGGAAACAGAGACACCCAAAGTCGTACAAC CTGGTGACACTGTTTCAGATGTGGGTAGTTCCGCTCTACTTCACTACAAAACTCCACTGGTGGAGGTTTCTGTCCACGTGGTTCGTCTTCTCCGTCATCACAGCGTACATCTCCTTTCGTGCCACTCGCAAGCCACTGGCCTGCACCACACCGAG GTTGGTGTACAAGTGGTTCCTCCTCCTGTACAAGATCAGCTATGCCATAGGAATATTTGGCTACAGCGTGGTCATGTTTACACTTTTTGGTATAAACCTTATATTCAG GATAAAACCAGAGGATGCTATGGATTTTGGCGTTTCGCTGCTGTTCTATGGGCTGTACTATGGAGTCCTTGGTAGAGACTTTGCTGAGATGTGTGCAGACTTCATGGCCTCAACCGTTGGA TATTACAGTGCATCAGGGATGCCAACCAAGCACCTCTCGGACAACATCTGTGCCGTGTGCGGTCAGCCCATTCTCGTAGATGTCAGTGAGGAAGGGATAATCGAGAACACCTACAGATTATCCTGCAATCACGT TTTCCATGAGTTCTGCATAAGAGGCTGGTGCATCGTGGGGAAGAAGCAGATGTGTCCGTACTGCAAAGAGAAGGTGGATCTGAAGAGGATGTTCAGCAATCC CTGGGAGAGGCCACATGTCATGTATGGACAACTTTTAGACTGGCTTCGATACCTGGTAGCCTGGCAACCCGTCATCATCGGGTTTGTCCAAGGTATCAACTACGTCCTGGGTCTGGAGTGA
- the LOC114152927 gene encoding ribonucleoside-diphosphate reductase large subunit-like, whose product MHVIKRDGRQEAVSFDKITSRIQKLCYGLNSDFVDPTQITMKVIQGLYSGVTTVELDTLAAETAATLTTKHPDYAILAARIAVSNLHRETKKVFSDVMEDLYNYVNPLNKRHSPMISKETLDIVLENKDLLNSAIIYDRDFSYNFFGFKTLERSYLLKINGKVAERPQHMLMRVAVGIHKGDIEAAVETYNLLSEKWFTHASPTLFNAGTTRPQLSSCFLLAMSEDSINGIYDTLKQCALISKSAGGIGLAVSCIRATGSYIAGTNGTSNGLVPMLRVYNNTARYVDQGGNKRPGAFSVYLEPWHADVFEFLELKKNTGKEEQRARDLFFALWIPDLFMKRVESNQDWSLMCPSQCPGLDECWGEEFEELYTRYEKEGRVKRVVKAQQLWYAIIESQTETGTPYMLYKDACNRKTNQQNLGTIKSSNLCTEIVEYTSKDEVAVCNLASIALNMYVTPERSFDFNKLASVTKVIVRNLNKIIDINYYPVPEAEKSNKRHRPIGVGVQGLADAFILMRYPFESPEAQLLNIHIFETIYYAALEASCELAAEFGPYETYSGSPVSKGTLQYDMWKKTPTDLWDWKALKEKIAKHGVRNSLLLAPMPTASTAQILGNNESIEAYTSNIYTRRVLSGEFQIVNPHLLKDLTERGLWNEDMKNQLIAHNGSIQDIKEIPDDLKQLYKTVWEISQKTVLKMAADRGTYIDQSQSLNIHIAEPNYGKLSSMHFYGWKLGLKTGMYYLRTKPAANPIQFTLNKEKLKESQSTKSLEEESRERNTAAMVCSLANKDECLMCGS is encoded by the exons ATGCACGTGATTAAACGAG ATGGGCGCCAGGAGGCAGTTAGTTTTGATAAAATCACATCCCGCATTCAGAAACTCTGCTATGGGCTCAACAGCGACTTTGTGGACCCT ACCCAGATTACAATGAAGGTGATACAGGGTCTGTACAGTGGGGTCACCACTGTGGAGCTGGACACTCTGGCTGCAGAGACTGCTGCCACTCTCACCACCAAACATCCCGACTACGCAATTCTGGCTGCTCGGATCGCTGTGTCCAACCTGCACCGAGAGACCAAGAAAGTTTTCAGTG ACGTGATGGAAGACCTGTACAACTATGTCAACCCCTTAAACAAACGTCACTCCCCTATGATCTCCAAGGAGACACTGGACATTGTCCTCGAAAACAAGGAC CTCCTCAACTCAGCCATCATTTACGACAGAGACTTTTCTTACAACTTCTTTGGTTTTAAG actCTTGAGCGATCATATTTGCTGAAGATCAACGGCAAAG TTGCTGAGAGACCCCAGCACATGCTGATGAGAGTGGCAGTCGGGATTCATAAAGGAGACATTGAGGCAGCTGTTGAAACATACAACCTGCTTTCAGAGAAGTGGTTCACTCATGCCTCTCCTACCCTGTTCAACGCTGGCACCACCAGGCCTCAGCTGTCCAG TTGTTTCCTGCTAGCTATGAGTGAAGACAGCATCAACGGTATTTACGACACACTGAAGCAGTGCGCGCTCATTTCCAAATCAGCAGGAGGCATCGGCCTGGCGGTCAGCTGTATCAGAGCAACGGGCAGCTACATTGCTGGT ACTAATGGCACTTCTAACGGGCTGGTTCCCATGCTGCGAGTGTACAACAACACAGCACGTTATGTGGACCAGGGCGGCAACAAG AGACCAGGGGCCTTCTCTGTGTACCTGGAGCCGTGGCATGCTGACGTGTTTGAGTTTTTGGAGCTGAAGAAGAACACGGGTAAAGAAGAGCAGAGAGCCAGAGACCTGTTCTTTGCCTTGTGGATTCCAGACCTCTTTATGAAGCGAGTGGAAAGCAATCAG GACTGGTCTCTGATGTGTCCAAGCCAATGTCCTGGGTTGGATGAGTGCTGGGGAGAAGAGTTTGAGGAGCTCTACACTCG TTACGAGAAGGAGGGCAGGGTAAAGCGTGTGGTGAAGGCTCAGCAGCTCTGGTACGCCATCATCGAGTCGCAGACAGAGACGGGTACGCCGTACATGCTCTACAAGGACGCCTGCAACAGGAAGACCAACCAGCAAAATCTGGGCACCATCAAGTCCAGCAATCTCTGCACAGAGATTGTTGAATACACAAGTAAAGATGAG GTTGCAGTGTGTAACCTGGCTTCCATCGCCCTCAACATGTATGTCACCCCAGAAAGGAGCTTTGACTTTAACAAGCTTGCATCTGTAACCAAAGTGATTGTCAGGAACCTAAACAAGATCATCGATATCAACTACTACCCAGTGCCTGAG GCTGAAAAGTCCAACAAGCGTCACAGGCCTATTGGAGTCGGTGTGCAGGGTCTGGCTGACGCCTTTATCCTCATGCGCTACCCATTTGAAAGCCCAGAGGCCCAGTTACTCAACATTCACATCTTTGAAACCATCTACTACGCCGCCCTGGAGGCCAGTTGTGAGCTGGCAGCAGAATTTGGCCCGTATGAAACCTACTCTGGCTCTCCTGTCAGCAAGGGA ACCCTTCAGTATGacatgtggaaaaaaaccccaacagacCTGTGGGACTGGAAGGCACTGAAGGAGAAAATTGCCAA GCACGGTGTGAGGAACAGTCTGCTTTTGGCCCCAATGCCCACAGCTTCCACTGCCCAGATCTTGGGTAACAATGAGTCCATTGAGGCATACACAAGCAACATCTACACTCGCAGGGTGCTCTCAGGAGAGTTTCAG ATTGTGAATCCCCACCTGCTGAAGGACCTCACTGAACGAGGACTGTGGAATGAGGATATGAAGAACCAGCTGATTGCTCACAACGGCTCCATCCag GACATCAAAGAGATCCCAGATGATCTGAAGCAGCTCTATAAAACAGTTTGGGAAATCTCCCAGAAAACTGTCCTCAAGATGGCAGCAGATCGTGGCACCTACATCGATCAGAGTCAGTCTCTGAATATTCACATTGCTGAGCCAAACTACGGCAAACTCAGCAGCATGCACTTTTATGGATGGAAGTTG GGCCTGAAAACCGGCATGTACTACCTCAGAACGAAGCCCGCTGCCAACCCGATTCAGTTCACCCTGAACAAGGAGAAACTGAAGGAGAGCCAGTCAACAAAGAGCCTGGAGGAGGAATCCAGAGAGCGCAACACAGCAGCCATGGTCTGCTCCTTAGCCAACAAAGATGAATGCCTGATGTGCGGCTCCTAA